In a genomic window of Exiguobacterium sp. BMC-KP:
- the map gene encoding type I methionyl aminopeptidase produces the protein MLDYDYEALREIGRIVAMARDEMADAVKPGITTKELDEIGARILKEQGAESAPIVMYDFPGATCISVNDIAAHGIPGKYVIQEGDIVNVDVSAVKNGYYSDTGKTVIAGEAKRPEDVRLVEVSLTALEKGLEKVKAGTKVNQIGKAIYAETRKSGFTVIRNLAGHGLGKTLHGEPESISNYFNREENDLLKEGQVIAVETFISTGDEFCIEDERDGWTLYTPNRSLVSQFEHTVVVLKDGYEILTKVEGKESF, from the coding sequence GTGTTAGATTATGATTATGAAGCATTACGAGAAATTGGAAGAATCGTCGCTATGGCGCGCGATGAGATGGCGGACGCTGTCAAACCAGGAATCACGACAAAAGAACTCGACGAAATCGGTGCACGTATCCTGAAAGAACAGGGAGCCGAGTCTGCTCCGATCGTCATGTATGATTTCCCAGGAGCGACATGCATCAGTGTCAATGACATCGCGGCACACGGTATTCCTGGTAAATACGTTATTCAAGAGGGGGATATCGTCAACGTTGATGTCTCAGCTGTGAAAAATGGCTATTACTCGGATACAGGAAAGACGGTCATTGCGGGAGAAGCAAAACGTCCGGAAGATGTCCGACTCGTTGAAGTATCGTTGACGGCGCTTGAAAAAGGACTTGAGAAAGTCAAAGCAGGAACAAAGGTCAACCAGATCGGAAAAGCGATTTATGCTGAAACGCGTAAGAGCGGTTTTACCGTCATCCGTAACTTAGCGGGACACGGTCTTGGGAAGACACTTCATGGTGAGCCGGAATCCATCTCGAACTACTTCAACCGTGAAGAGAACGATTTGTTGAAGGAAGGACAAGTCATTGCTGTCGAGACGTTCATTTCAACAGGAGACGAGTTCTGTATCGAAGATGAGCGGGATGGTTGGACGTTGTACACGCCGAACCGGAGTCTCGTTTCACAATTTGAGCATACTGTCGTCGTCTTAAAAGACGGGTATGAGATTTTGACGAAGGTTGAAGGAAAAGAATCTTTCTAA
- a CDS encoding PfkB family carbohydrate kinase, with product MNKIAVIGKVFVDIKGTSFAPLHKDAKNVGDITFSNGGTGRNVAQNLAVLGNEVRFISTVTNDQIGVGVLDELKSYGANVDHVEMLEDHGMGMWLAVMDNEGDLQTSISKQPDAKLLEEAILRQSIYALDGVDAVAIDLDLSVTVLERLIHLCRKMELPLFGVCGHLSVIERNRHLLQGFTGFICSREEAEILSDLSIVTVEDAIHVANELAKKGAPFTVVTMSELGAVYVDRRTATSGHVGTKKVKVVDSTGAGDSFFSAVLSELTQEKTAEEALKLGMKVAAEVIASTENGLVPEMLDAIQ from the coding sequence ATGAATAAAATCGCGGTAATCGGAAAAGTATTCGTCGACATAAAAGGAACTTCGTTCGCTCCCTTGCACAAGGATGCGAAAAACGTAGGAGACATCACGTTTTCGAATGGAGGAACAGGACGCAACGTAGCACAAAACCTAGCCGTCCTCGGGAATGAAGTTCGCTTTATCTCGACGGTTACGAATGACCAGATTGGCGTAGGAGTGCTCGATGAGCTGAAATCTTACGGTGCGAATGTGGATCATGTCGAAATGTTAGAAGATCATGGAATGGGTATGTGGCTAGCTGTTATGGACAACGAAGGTGACTTGCAAACATCGATCTCAAAACAACCGGATGCCAAGTTGCTCGAAGAAGCGATTTTACGTCAATCGATCTATGCACTTGATGGAGTCGATGCCGTAGCGATCGATCTTGATTTGTCTGTTACTGTGCTCGAACGTTTGATTCATTTATGCCGCAAAATGGAGTTACCATTGTTTGGTGTTTGTGGTCACTTGAGCGTCATTGAACGAAATCGTCATCTGCTACAAGGATTCACTGGATTTATTTGTAGTCGAGAAGAAGCAGAAATTCTGTCTGATCTATCGATCGTGACAGTGGAAGATGCGATTCATGTAGCAAACGAATTAGCGAAAAAAGGAGCGCCATTCACGGTCGTGACAATGAGCGAACTCGGTGCGGTCTATGTCGATCGTCGTACGGCGACATCCGGTCACGTCGGAACGAAAAAAGTAAAGGTCGTCGATTCGACTGGAGCAGGCGATTCTTTCTTCTCCGCTGTCTTGTCTGAACTGACACAAGAAAAAACTGCAGAAGAAGCATTGAAGCTTGGCATGAAAGTCGCAGCAGAAGTCATCGCTTCGACAGAGAACGGGCTCGTTCCTGAAATGCTGGATGCTATTCAATAA
- a CDS encoding 1,4-dihydroxy-2-naphthoate polyprenyltransferase, with product MNKSIAVYWRMTRPHTLTASFVPVVVGTAVVAPRVESIRLDLFVAMLIASMLIQIATNLFNEYYDYKRGLDTEESVGIGGSIVRDGFKPGTILAFALILYGISALLGVYLCIETSWWLLVVGLISMFVGYIYTGGPLPIAYTPFGEVVAGFFMGYIIIAISAYLQIGYVPTEAVAISIPVAILIGSILLANNIRDLDNDKVNGRKTIACLVGHRRAVYVLVGFFAAAVLSLIIAVLAFEVSWFALLALLSIPLMIKAVRLFWEDLPPEKLMPGMAQTGKVNTIFGLLLAISLVIANI from the coding sequence ATGAATAAATCAATCGCTGTCTATTGGCGAATGACACGACCACATACCTTAACAGCAAGTTTTGTTCCGGTCGTCGTCGGTACGGCAGTTGTCGCACCACGTGTGGAGTCGATACGCTTGGATTTGTTCGTGGCGATGTTGATCGCATCGATGCTGATTCAAATCGCAACGAATCTGTTCAATGAATACTACGATTACAAACGTGGTTTAGATACGGAGGAGTCGGTCGGAATTGGTGGATCGATCGTTCGTGACGGGTTCAAGCCGGGTACGATTCTAGCGTTCGCGCTTATATTGTACGGGATCTCGGCATTACTCGGTGTGTATCTGTGTATCGAGACATCGTGGTGGTTGCTTGTCGTAGGACTCATTTCGATGTTCGTCGGATATATCTACACGGGTGGACCGCTCCCGATTGCCTATACGCCGTTCGGGGAAGTCGTTGCCGGCTTTTTTATGGGGTATATCATCATCGCAATCTCTGCGTACTTGCAAATCGGTTACGTTCCGACAGAAGCCGTTGCGATTTCTATACCAGTCGCCATTTTAATTGGTTCGATCCTACTTGCGAATAATATTCGTGATTTGGATAATGATAAGGTCAACGGGCGAAAAACGATTGCGTGTCTCGTTGGACATCGCCGTGCTGTATATGTCTTAGTTGGATTTTTTGCAGCCGCTGTCCTCTCTCTTATCATTGCTGTACTCGCATTCGAGGTCTCGTGGTTTGCGCTACTTGCATTGTTAAGTATTCCACTGATGATCAAAGCGGTGCGTCTCTTCTGGGAAGACCTACCACCAGAAAAACTGATGCCTGGAATGGCACAGACTGGTAAGGTGAACACGATTTTTGGTCTTTTACTCGCAATCAGTCTTGTCATTGCAAATATCTGA
- a CDS encoding NUDIX hydrolase → MPIQRSAIILRNEQDEIALIRRDKPNETYYVFPGGGKDDGESLEETAIREAHEELGVDVELTGIAAIVRFNGFDNPYFWAKTIGGRFGTGTGEEFEEEGSGYTPVWIKRSELPSLPIRPPSLAKQLAEMTEPFYELILSENE, encoded by the coding sequence ATGCCGATTCAACGAAGTGCGATCATTTTACGAAACGAACAGGATGAAATTGCGTTAATTCGTCGGGATAAACCGAACGAAACGTATTATGTCTTTCCAGGCGGTGGAAAAGATGACGGAGAATCGCTAGAAGAGACAGCGATTCGCGAAGCACATGAAGAACTTGGTGTCGACGTGGAGTTGACCGGTATAGCTGCTATCGTCCGATTTAATGGATTCGATAACCCTTATTTTTGGGCAAAAACAATAGGTGGTCGTTTTGGGACGGGAACAGGTGAAGAATTCGAAGAGGAAGGATCGGGTTATACGCCAGTTTGGATCAAACGTTCAGAGTTACCTTCGTTGCCGATTCGTCCGCCGTCACTCGCCAAACAGTTGGCAGAAATGACAGAACCGTTCTATGAATTAATTCTTTCTGAGAACGAATGA
- the menE gene encoding o-succinylbenzoate--CoA ligase codes for MTILYPWIYTRAKEQPNDMALITETERWSWSELYTHAHRLASTWATIVSRGDRIALYGPSSARYIVALHAAQLLELTVVPINTRLTQTEVLRQFKQADVRLVVTDRALDTAIPCRSFSYEKEAPDLLIRHMPKQYIQSMLFTSGTTGHPKAVEQTMLNHFSSATNAARHIGSLPEDRFLIVTPLFHMSGLAVVYRAVIYGVPIVLEPHFSPERALHWITTERITHVSLVSVMLDRLLEAGLRRHSLRVVLTGGGPVPLPILTRALDRNIPVMQTYGMTETASQIATLLPEDALRKLGSAGQAIHPTQIRITRHQEIEVKGPTIMKGYFHDEEKTVNAFTADGFFKTGDLGRLDADGYLYVLDRRSDLIISGGENIYPAEVESALLSINGIQEAGVVGRFDATWGQVPVAFIVSNLDETTIRTEISQLLAKYKCPVDYIYHSVLPRNANGKLLRKQLKESL; via the coding sequence GTGACTATTTTGTATCCTTGGATTTATACACGGGCAAAAGAACAGCCGAATGATATGGCGCTCATTACGGAGACAGAGCGCTGGTCGTGGTCCGAACTCTATACACATGCCCACCGCTTAGCAAGTACTTGGGCGACAATCGTGTCACGTGGAGACCGGATCGCCCTTTACGGTCCATCGAGTGCACGTTACATCGTCGCACTTCACGCAGCTCAATTACTCGAATTGACCGTCGTCCCGATCAATACGCGTTTGACGCAAACGGAAGTATTACGTCAATTCAAACAGGCAGATGTACGACTCGTCGTGACGGACCGGGCACTCGATACAGCGATTCCGTGTCGCTCTTTTTCCTATGAAAAAGAAGCCCCTGACCTGTTAATACGCCATATGCCCAAGCAATATATCCAATCCATGCTCTTTACGAGTGGTACGACCGGACATCCGAAAGCTGTCGAACAAACGATGTTGAATCATTTCTCGAGTGCTACGAATGCTGCGCGTCACATTGGATCACTTCCGGAAGATCGTTTTTTGATCGTCACACCACTGTTCCATATGAGTGGGTTAGCTGTCGTCTACCGGGCAGTCATCTACGGCGTACCAATCGTTCTTGAGCCACATTTTTCACCAGAACGTGCCTTGCACTGGATCACGACGGAACGAATCACACATGTCTCACTCGTTTCTGTCATGCTCGACCGACTGCTCGAAGCTGGACTTCGTCGGCATTCGCTCCGCGTCGTATTAACCGGAGGTGGACCCGTCCCTTTACCGATTCTGACGCGAGCTCTTGATCGAAATATCCCTGTCATGCAGACATATGGTATGACAGAAACAGCTTCCCAAATCGCAACTCTCTTGCCTGAGGATGCTTTACGAAAGCTCGGATCGGCTGGACAAGCGATTCATCCGACACAAATTCGCATCACGCGTCATCAAGAAATCGAAGTCAAAGGACCGACAATCATGAAAGGTTATTTTCATGACGAGGAGAAAACGGTAAACGCCTTTACCGCAGATGGTTTTTTTAAGACCGGTGATCTAGGTCGTCTCGACGCAGATGGCTATCTTTATGTGCTCGATCGCCGAAGTGATCTTATCATCTCTGGTGGTGAGAATATCTATCCAGCTGAGGTCGAATCAGCGCTTTTATCGATCAATGGTATTCAAGAAGCGGGTGTCGTCGGACGTTTTGACGCAACATGGGGGCAGGTTCCGGTTGCCTTCATCGTCAGTAATCTTGACGAAACAACCATCCGAACAGAGATCAGCCAATTACTCGCGAAATATAAATGTCCAGTTGATTACATTTATCATAGCGTGTTGCCACGCAATGCGAACGGTAAGTTGCTTCGTAAGCAACTGAAAGAGTCGTTATGA
- a CDS encoding isochorismate synthase: MAYAQQELKQCIEQAVSQANASQRPILASYSWEIEATDMRSLEQGIEERFYFATPDRSMRAIGFGIVQQLQASGTDRFLRIQSQWANLNRDHVGHDLFAFSGFSFAELKQPDYRWSSFGDASMTIPKFLFLEQDGQTRVTIFARVEPMDQVDSILNQLALDFAKVNQPQASTLSGVTRLRLSRDGNEAFEASFQQAMHYLETTLEKIVLAREVVYELDRPLDVAAVVAELEDTQPGSYVFCFQPNPEEAFIGATPERLVQKRGRRLETAAVAGSAPRHETDEMDEALGQSLLQDQKNRMEHGIVADSIERTLSVFSEELDCPDTPILLKNRHIQHLYTPITARLKADVTLFQLIEKLHPTPALGGEPKQLAVDAIQEIETFERGWYGSPVGWMNGQDDGEFIVAIRSGLFTERAVILYAGCGLVEGSHLDSELAETETKLSPMLQALSHVGSIEKDDIYVD; this comes from the coding sequence ATGGCTTACGCTCAACAAGAGCTAAAACAGTGTATCGAACAGGCCGTCAGTCAGGCAAACGCCTCACAACGACCTATACTCGCTTCGTATTCATGGGAAATCGAAGCAACTGACATGCGTTCCCTCGAACAGGGTATCGAGGAACGATTTTATTTCGCGACACCTGATCGCTCGATGCGGGCCATCGGGTTTGGCATCGTACAACAACTTCAGGCTTCAGGAACGGATCGTTTTTTACGAATTCAATCACAATGGGCAAACTTAAATCGCGATCACGTCGGTCATGATTTGTTTGCGTTCAGTGGTTTTTCTTTCGCTGAACTCAAACAACCAGACTATCGCTGGTCTTCATTCGGTGATGCCTCGATGACGATTCCGAAGTTTTTATTTTTAGAGCAAGACGGACAGACACGCGTGACGATTTTTGCTCGTGTCGAACCGATGGATCAAGTCGATTCAATCTTAAATCAACTCGCACTCGATTTCGCCAAAGTCAATCAACCGCAAGCATCGACTTTGTCAGGCGTCACGCGTCTACGGCTATCGCGGGATGGAAATGAGGCGTTTGAAGCGTCGTTCCAACAAGCGATGCATTACTTGGAGACAACACTTGAAAAAATCGTCCTTGCACGGGAGGTCGTTTATGAACTGGATCGCCCGCTCGACGTGGCAGCTGTCGTTGCTGAACTAGAAGACACACAGCCTGGTAGTTACGTCTTCTGTTTCCAACCGAATCCAGAAGAAGCCTTCATCGGCGCCACACCGGAACGACTCGTTCAAAAACGTGGGCGTCGCCTTGAGACGGCAGCAGTTGCTGGTTCCGCACCACGTCACGAGACCGATGAGATGGACGAAGCACTTGGTCAATCACTCTTACAAGACCAAAAGAATCGGATGGAGCACGGTATCGTTGCAGATTCGATAGAACGGACGTTATCTGTATTTTCGGAGGAACTGGATTGTCCGGACACACCGATTCTCTTGAAGAATCGCCATATCCAACATCTTTATACTCCAATCACAGCACGTCTAAAAGCAGACGTGACATTGTTTCAATTGATTGAAAAACTGCACCCCACACCTGCGCTTGGTGGTGAACCCAAACAGTTGGCGGTCGATGCCATCCAAGAAATCGAGACGTTCGAACGGGGTTGGTACGGTTCACCCGTCGGTTGGATGAATGGACAGGATGATGGGGAATTCATCGTTGCCATCCGCTCCGGACTGTTTACGGAACGGGCGGTCATTCTTTATGCTGGTTGTGGTCTTGTCGAAGGCTCTCATCTCGATAGTGAGCTGGCAGAGACGGAAACTAAACTATCACCGATGTTACAAGCACTGTCACATGTCGGTTCGATTGAAAAGGATGATATTTATGTTGACTAA
- the menB gene encoding 1,4-dihydroxy-2-naphthoyl-CoA synthase, producing the protein MKYAPEWVSARSYEDIKYEQWNGIAKITINRPEVRNAFRPHTVHELIDAFSRARDDQNVGVIILTGEGDLAFCSGGDQKVRGHGGYVGEDEIPRLNVLDLQRLIRVIPKPVIAMVAGYAIGGGHVLHLVCDLTIAADNARFGQTGPKVGSFDAGYGSGYLARVVGHKKAREIWYLCRQYDAQQALDMGLVNTVVPLADLEQETIQWCAEILQHSPTALRFLKAAFNADSDGLAGIQQLAGDATLLYYTTDEAKEGRDAFKEKRNPDFGQFPRFP; encoded by the coding sequence ATGAAATACGCTCCGGAATGGGTATCAGCCCGTAGCTATGAAGACATCAAATATGAACAATGGAACGGTATCGCGAAAATCACGATCAACCGTCCAGAAGTTCGCAACGCGTTCCGACCACACACGGTCCACGAACTCATTGACGCATTTTCACGTGCACGTGACGATCAAAACGTCGGCGTCATCATCTTAACAGGTGAAGGTGATCTCGCATTCTGTTCTGGCGGAGACCAAAAGGTACGCGGACATGGTGGATATGTCGGTGAAGACGAAATTCCACGCTTGAACGTCCTTGATCTTCAACGTTTGATTCGTGTCATCCCGAAACCAGTCATCGCAATGGTCGCAGGCTATGCAATCGGTGGCGGACACGTCCTTCACCTCGTGTGTGACTTGACAATCGCTGCAGACAACGCCCGCTTCGGACAAACAGGTCCTAAAGTCGGCTCATTCGATGCTGGTTATGGTTCTGGTTACCTTGCACGCGTTGTTGGACACAAGAAAGCGCGCGAAATCTGGTACCTCTGCCGTCAATATGATGCGCAACAAGCACTCGATATGGGACTCGTCAACACGGTCGTTCCACTTGCAGATCTCGAACAAGAAACGATTCAATGGTGTGCTGAAATTCTTCAACATTCACCAACTGCTCTTCGTTTCCTCAAAGCGGCATTCAATGCCGATTCAGACGGTCTTGCAGGTATCCAGCAACTTGCAGGAGATGCGACATTGTTGTACTACACAACAGACGAAGCAAAAGAAGGACGCGATGCGTTCAAAGAAAAACGCAATCCTGACTTCGGACAGTTCCCGCGTTTCCCATAA
- the menC gene encoding o-succinylbenzoate synthase yields MSITLRSAELFDVPLVFRRPMQTALSTLTVRRTTILRVTDSEGRIGYGEGVAFDTPWYTSETQHSLQGIAPLLYRLLEPPLHRPADVKDRFRIVQGNPMAKAMFEGAIYELFAAASGQSLATYLGGDESCLVPCGKALGRASAEQTIEAVGQAIASGYGRIKLKLAPTDTAVLEQVRSAFPDAPLMFDANGSFTETDFPLLQHWDSFGLVMMEQPLATSDWSGYQRLAALLKTPICLDESIVAPADADLMKMTRAGQILNIKPARVGGLTNALLLRTKAPYWLGGMFESGIGRRQTLAFATLPGLAYPIDMASTADYFEEDLLETPYYVEQGHIRYTASAVSETQLTKLATSRIFL; encoded by the coding sequence ATGAGTATCACGTTACGTTCCGCCGAATTGTTCGATGTTCCACTCGTCTTTCGTCGTCCGATGCAAACCGCCCTCTCAACGTTGACGGTTCGCCGCACGACGATTCTACGCGTAACCGATTCAGAAGGACGAATCGGTTACGGAGAAGGTGTTGCGTTTGATACACCGTGGTATACGTCCGAAACACAACACTCCCTCCAAGGGATCGCTCCGCTGCTTTATCGGTTACTTGAACCACCACTCCATCGTCCTGCTGACGTCAAAGATCGCTTCCGCATCGTGCAAGGCAATCCGATGGCAAAGGCGATGTTTGAAGGGGCCATCTATGAATTATTTGCAGCAGCATCCGGACAATCGCTTGCTACCTATCTCGGAGGTGACGAGTCGTGCCTCGTCCCTTGTGGGAAAGCACTCGGACGAGCATCAGCAGAACAAACAATCGAGGCAGTCGGTCAAGCTATTGCCTCCGGATATGGACGGATCAAGCTGAAGCTTGCTCCGACAGACACAGCAGTGCTCGAACAAGTACGGTCAGCTTTTCCTGATGCGCCTTTAATGTTTGATGCAAACGGTAGTTTCACTGAAACGGATTTCCCTCTATTACAACATTGGGATTCATTCGGTCTCGTTATGATGGAACAACCACTCGCAACATCTGATTGGTCTGGATATCAACGTCTTGCTGCACTTCTGAAGACACCGATTTGTCTTGATGAATCCATCGTCGCTCCAGCAGATGCCGATTTGATGAAGATGACACGTGCCGGTCAGATTTTGAACATCAAGCCTGCACGCGTCGGTGGATTAACGAATGCTTTATTGCTTCGAACGAAAGCCCCGTACTGGCTCGGCGGCATGTTCGAGAGTGGCATCGGACGTCGCCAAACACTTGCCTTCGCGACACTTCCCGGTCTCGCTTATCCGATCGACATGGCAAGTACTGCTGATTATTTTGAAGAAGATTTGCTCGAGACCCCGTATTACGTTGAACAAGGACACATTCGCTATACAGCCTCGGCTGTATCCGAAACACAGTTAACTAAACTAGCAACGTCCCGGATTTTTTTATGA
- the menH gene encoding 2-succinyl-6-hydroxy-2,4-cyclohexadiene-1-carboxylate synthase, with amino-acid sequence MILRGHPYHVKIEGSGPPLLLLHGFTGSLSTWDMLSEHLSPHFTVYRLDLMGHGKTVPAPDQRMRLTQQVKDLETLLSTRSEQWVVLGYSMGGRIALMLSVVSERVARTIAVSTTPGIKTATDRKARRASDRILADRLEKDGLETFINYWETLGLFKSQALLPEPQRQLLRQERLSQTVEGLSASLRSQGTGSMPSLWSRLPQEIDWIVGEEDEKFRTIALQAASFEKIHVISHASHAPHIDQPQKFVTMVKNLLIHH; translated from the coding sequence ATGATTTTACGCGGTCATCCCTATCACGTGAAAATCGAAGGATCTGGTCCTCCACTCCTGTTGCTCCATGGTTTTACAGGATCCCTCTCAACGTGGGACATGCTAAGTGAGCATTTATCTCCTCACTTCACTGTCTATCGTCTTGATTTGATGGGACATGGAAAGACGGTACCAGCGCCCGATCAACGGATGCGTTTGACGCAACAGGTCAAGGATCTCGAGACGCTACTCTCTACTCGATCTGAGCAATGGGTCGTCCTCGGTTATTCGATGGGTGGACGAATTGCTTTAATGCTGAGTGTCGTCTCGGAGCGAGTTGCTCGAACGATCGCTGTCAGCACGACACCAGGCATTAAAACGGCAACGGATCGAAAAGCACGTCGTGCATCCGATCGAATATTAGCTGATCGACTTGAAAAAGACGGACTTGAGACGTTCATTAATTACTGGGAGACACTTGGACTGTTTAAATCGCAAGCCCTTCTCCCTGAACCTCAACGTCAGCTTCTGCGTCAGGAACGTCTATCACAAACCGTTGAAGGGCTAAGTGCCTCGCTTCGTTCGCAGGGTACAGGAAGCATGCCTTCACTTTGGTCACGCCTTCCACAAGAGATTGATTGGATTGTCGGGGAAGAGGATGAAAAATTCCGAACGATTGCTTTGCAGGCTGCATCATTTGAAAAAATTCACGTGATTTCGCATGCTTCGCACGCCCCACATATCGACCAACCGCAAAAGTTTGTTACAATGGTAAAGAATCTACTTATTCATCACTAA
- the menD gene encoding 2-succinyl-5-enolpyruvyl-6-hydroxy-3-cyclohexene-1-carboxylic-acid synthase, whose protein sequence is MLTKWMHTLIDTLVASGVRDFVISPGSRSTPLAIAAFLHPSSRTHVLVDERSASFFALGLTRTEDHVRPVALICTSGTAATNYYSAVTEANIFELPLIVLTADRPHELRNVGAPQAIDQVGLYGKQVRHAFDLPLAEEASLPYVAHVAQRAALLSLTEPAGPVQINVPLREPLVPELDLLRTGCPVGELSAPTSEVNNALTVALQEERLLFVLGPQLTATDSQVVISYAKKAGIPVLADPLSQGRQSQEDHVFAYYDTWLKHPATAQHVRPDRIIRFGAMPTSKPYLLWSRDISTTVVGHPGNWRDPQLHSDFVIGHARQLEHQELILHDPTYLALLQQAERLVANAFTTINQEEMTEYNVVRALTTLQEGSLFVSNSMPIRDVDTFLPTGTPLRLLANRGANGIDGILSSALGATFDAKHRYLLVGDLAFIHDINGLMTARTLPLTIILVNNAGGGIFSFLPQQQLEQEVFEPLFGTPQHLDFASLASGYGVTYQAIDSIAALRQSLAEETNVTRILEVKTTRIENVQMHRSIWDVTNQALDEVFR, encoded by the coding sequence ATGTTGACTAAGTGGATGCATACGTTAATCGATACGCTCGTCGCTTCTGGTGTCCGGGACTTCGTCATCAGTCCCGGTTCTCGGTCGACACCACTGGCTATTGCTGCATTTCTGCATCCGTCTAGCCGTACCCACGTCCTTGTTGACGAACGGTCGGCTAGTTTTTTTGCATTAGGTTTGACGCGGACGGAAGATCACGTTCGTCCTGTTGCCTTAATTTGTACAAGCGGTACCGCTGCGACGAACTATTATTCGGCAGTGACCGAAGCCAATATTTTCGAACTTCCACTAATCGTCTTGACGGCCGATCGCCCACATGAGTTACGTAATGTCGGTGCCCCACAAGCGATTGATCAAGTCGGATTGTACGGAAAACAAGTCCGACATGCGTTTGATCTACCTTTAGCGGAGGAAGCGAGTCTTCCTTACGTTGCTCATGTCGCACAACGGGCAGCCTTACTCTCGCTGACGGAACCAGCAGGACCGGTTCAAATCAACGTCCCGTTACGAGAACCACTTGTCCCGGAACTCGATCTCTTACGAACAGGATGTCCTGTCGGCGAATTATCTGCCCCGACATCGGAAGTAAATAACGCCTTAACGGTTGCGCTTCAAGAAGAGCGTCTTCTTTTTGTGCTTGGACCTCAACTCACTGCGACGGACAGTCAGGTTGTCATTTCATATGCGAAAAAAGCGGGTATTCCAGTCTTAGCAGATCCACTTAGTCAAGGGCGGCAATCGCAGGAAGATCATGTTTTTGCCTATTACGATACATGGCTAAAACATCCTGCTACTGCTCAGCACGTTCGACCGGATCGCATCATTCGTTTTGGTGCCATGCCAACGTCAAAACCTTATCTGCTCTGGTCTCGGGACATCTCGACGACGGTCGTCGGTCATCCAGGTAACTGGCGTGACCCGCAACTCCATTCGGATTTCGTGATTGGTCACGCGCGACAACTCGAGCATCAGGAACTCATTTTGCATGATCCTACGTATCTCGCACTATTACAACAGGCGGAGCGACTCGTCGCGAATGCCTTTACGACGATTAATCAAGAAGAGATGACGGAATATAATGTCGTTCGCGCCTTGACGACATTACAGGAAGGAAGTCTCTTCGTTTCAAACAGTATGCCGATTCGAGACGTTGATACGTTCCTGCCGACAGGCACACCCCTTCGTCTGCTCGCGAACCGTGGCGCAAATGGAATTGATGGTATTCTTTCGAGTGCTCTTGGAGCAACGTTTGATGCCAAACACCGCTATTTACTCGTTGGTGACTTGGCATTCATTCATGATATCAACGGGCTAATGACAGCGCGCACGCTTCCGTTAACGATTATCCTCGTCAACAATGCGGGTGGTGGTATCTTTAGCTTTTTACCACAACAACAACTCGAGCAAGAAGTGTTCGAGCCACTATTTGGTACACCACAACATCTTGACTTCGCTTCCCTCGCTTCTGGGTATGGCGTGACCTATCAGGCGATCGATTCGATTGCTGCGTTACGTCAATCACTTGCGGAAGAGACAAACGTCACTCGGATTCTCGAAGTCAAGACGACACGAATCGAAAACGTACAGATGCATCGTTCGATTTGGGACGTGACGAATCAAGCGTTAGACGAGGTGTTCCGATGA